A part of Aegilops tauschii subsp. strangulata cultivar AL8/78 chromosome 2, Aet v6.0, whole genome shotgun sequence genomic DNA contains:
- the LOC109734196 gene encoding ethylene-responsive transcription factor 1B-like codes for MEQHFTVTFPPGSYYHHRRYDAATAAPSSDFDTSDMDDMTFLSTLLESTDHASCSDHSLSSSSSCSDMTGVGAAAPHVPAGSSSPKRRGHHAPAVMPIAKDFIGVRTRPWGKYAAEIRDSTRNGARVWLGTFGSPEAAAMAYDQAAFSARGDAAVLNFPVERVRESLRALALGAVVGSPVLALKRRHRMRRRSPNKRPVKQQRRVAAVQEAARSATTGAVVLEDLGAEYLEELLRVSESPMDHFHTTATASS; via the coding sequence ATGGAGCAGCATTTCACCGTCACCTTCCCGCCCGGATCCTACTACCACCACCGCCGCTacgacgccgccaccgccgcacCGTCGTCGGACTTCGACACGAGCGACATGGACGACATGACCTTCCTCAGCACCCTCTTGGAGTCCACGGATCATGCCTCCTGCTCCGACCACTCTCTCTCTTCAAGCTCGTCCTGCTCCGACATGACGGGCGTCGGGGCTGCCGCGCCACATGTGCCCGCGGGCAGCAGCTCGCCGAAGCGCCGCGGTCACCATGCCCCCGCGGTCATGCCCATTGCCAAGGACTTCATCGGGGTGCGCACGCGCCCGTGGGGCAAGTACGCGGCCGAGATCCGGGACTCGACCCGGAATGGCGCCCGCGTGTGGCTCGGCACCTTCGGCAGCCCCGAGGCTGCCGCCATGGCCTACGACCAGGCCGCCTTCTCCGCGCGCGGCGACGCCGCCGTGCTCAACTTCCCCGTCGAGCGCGTCCGGGAGTCGCTCCGCGCTCTCGCGCTCGGCGCCGTCGTGGGCTCGCCCGTGCTCGCGCTCAAGCGCCGCCACCGCATGCGCAGGCGGTCGCCCAACAAGAGGCCCGTGAAGCAGCAGCGCCGGGTTGCCGCCGTGCAGGAGGCAGCCCGGTCTGCGACGACCGGTGCGGTGGTGCTGGAGGACCTCGGCGCCGAGTACCTGGAGGAGCTCCTCCGGGTGTCCGAGTCGCCCATGGATCATTTCCACACAACGGCGACGGCGTCGTCCTGA
- the LOC109782207 gene encoding BAG family molecular chaperone regulator 1, whose translation MARVMHRSSSDGGSSSGWSEAAAAAAGEEERAGWEVRPSGMVVQARDRGADGAAAGVPPRPPPPEIRVRVKYGAATHEVAVSSIATFGELKKALAPRTGLQPSEQLVTYKGRERKNSEFLDRFGVKNKSKLVVSEDPASLERRYIERQRNARIQNANRAIGAIALELDKLADQVTSIEKSVSGGSKVAEVQITTLIELLMRHAVKLESIPADADTSSQKNLQAKRVQKCVEALDVLKVSNARLQTVVVTTKWETFDSSPPVTTKWEIFD comes from the exons ATGGCGAGGGTGATGCACCGGTCGAGCTCGGACGGCGGGTCGAGCAGCGGGTGGTcggaggcggccgcggcggcggcgggggaggaggagagggccggatGGGAGGTGCGGCCGAGCGGGATGGTCGTGCAGGCCCGGGACAGGGGCGCCGACGGCGCCGCGGCGGGGGTGCCGcccaggccgccgccgccggagatcAGGGTGCGGGTCAAGTACGGCGCCGCCACCCACGAGGTCGCCGTCTCCTCCATTGCCACCTTCG GTGAGCTGAAGAAGGCGCTGGCGCCGAGGACGGGGCTGCAGCCGTCGGAGCAGCTGGTGACGTACAAGGGGCGGGAGCGGAAGAACTCGGAGTTCTTGGACAGGTTCGGCGTCAAGAACAAGTCCAAGCTGGTGGTGTCCGAGGACCCGGCGAGCCTGGAGCGGCGCTACATCGAGCGGCAGAGGAACGCCAGGATCCAGAACGCCAACCGCGCCATCGGCGCCATCGCCCTCGAGCTCGACAAGCTCGCCGATCAG GTGACGAGCATCGAGAAGTCGGTGTCCGGCGGGAGCAAGGTGGCGGAGGTGCAGATCACGACGCTGATCGAGCTGCTGATGCGGCACGCGGTGAAGCTGGAGAGCATACCTGCCGACGCCGACACCTCCTCGCAGAAGAACCTCCAG GCGAAGCGGGTGCAGAAGTGCGTGGAGGCGCTGGACGTGCTCAAGGTGTCCAACGCGCGGCTGCAGACGGTGGTGGTGACCACCAAGTGGGAGACGTTCGACAGCAGCCCCCCGGTCACCACCAAGTGGGAGATCTTCGACTGA